In Triticum aestivum cultivar Chinese Spring chromosome 5B, IWGSC CS RefSeq v2.1, whole genome shotgun sequence, the following proteins share a genomic window:
- the LOC123110070 gene encoding serine/threonine-protein kinase CDG1 isoform X1, translating to MDHQAIIARSKLECMLFDENVEPMPLPLSLLEDITSSFSEDQAIGYGGFAVVYKGMLDNGTVAVKKLFETFCIDEKQFSEEIHCLMKAKHKNIVRFLGYCSNAQGEMVDYKGKLVLADVRERLLCFEYLRNGSLDKKITDASCGLEWRQRYQIIIGICNGLYYLHQKHIVHLDLKPENILLDDHMMPKITDFGLSRCFDEKQTRTVASKLIGTMGYLAPEFFGGRQITFKSDIYSLGIIIIDILTGEKGYVDVENQVLERWRYRLEKSHGDTQLVQVQVCTEIAIECCDFNPAKRPDMQDIINRLGATQNVVEFAAETGCSSSSVPKVAGSWKGGVPDHWIQLAQIQERESKKLHISLAKIKAATDNFHERNLIGVGGFGNVYKGALGDGTPVAVKRAMLTSEQGLPEFQAEIVLLSSIRHRHVVSLIGYCNEQAEMILVYEYMQRGSLRQHLYGSGEPALPALSWKQRLEICIGVAMGVHYLHAGCSENIIHRDIKSTNILLGDSNRGMIAKVADFGLSLTGPSFGHTHVSTIVKGSFGYLDPEYFRRQQLSDRSDVYSFGVVLFEVLCARPALNVSLPREQVSLADHALRCQRNGTLDDIIDPLLAGKIAPDCLKKFSETAWKCLSDYGVDRPSMGDVLWNLEYALQMQETFEKGISEGLDIPALQMLQMQ from the exons ATGGACCACCAAGCCATTATCGCACGAAGTAAACTGGAGTGTATGTTATTTGATGAAAATGTGGAACCAATGCCCCTACCATTATCACTTCTGGAGGATATCACTAGCAGTTTCTCTGAAGACCAAGCCATCGGCTATGGTGGCTTTGCAGTTGTTTATAAG GGGATGCTTGACAATGGCACAGTTGCTGTGAAGAAGCTTTTCGAAACGTTTTGTATTGACGAGAAGCAATTCAGCGAAGAGATCCATTGTTTAATGAAGGCAAAGCACAAAAATATAGTACGGTTTCTAGGATATTGCTCTAACGCACAAGGGGAAATGGTAGACTACAAGGGAAAGCTCGTCTTGGCAGATGTACGAGAAAGGTTGCTCTGTTTTGAATATCTACGCAATGGAAGTCTTGATAAGAAAATCACTG ATGCATCTTGTGGACTTGAATGGAGACAACGCTATCAAATTATCATTGGAATTTGTAACGGTTTGTATTATCTTCACCAAAAGCACATAGTTCACTTGGATCTTAAACCCGAAAATATATTATTAGATGACCATATGATGCCAAAAATTACCGATTTTGGTCTTTCGAGGTGCTTCGATGAAAAGCAAACCCGAACTGTAGCTTCAAAGTTGATTGGAACTAT GGGATATTTGGCACCAGAATTCTTTGGGGGTAGACAGATCACATTCAAGTCGGACATATATAGTCTTGGTATTATAATCATAGACATACTAACAGGAGAGAAGGGGTATGTTGATGTTGAAAAC CAGGTTCTGGAGAGATGGAGATATAGGTTGGAGAAATCACACGGAGATACACAACTGGTACAAGTACAAGTATGCACTGAGATAGCGATAGAGTGCTGTGACTTTAACCCAGCGAAAAGACCAGATATGCAGGATATAATTAATAGGCTTGGTGCAACACAAAATGTGGTTGAATTTGCTGCTGAAACTGGATGTAGTAGTTCATCAGTACCAAAG GTTGCTGGTTCGTGGAAAGGGGGCGTGCCTGACCATTGGATACAATTGGCACAGATTCAG GAAAGGGAGAGCAAGAAGCTGCACATCTCGCTGGCGAAGATCAAGGCTGCCACGGACAACTTCCACGAGCGCAACCTTATTGGCGTCGGCGGGTTCGGGAATGTGTACAAGGGTGCGCTCGGCGATGGCACGCCTGTGGCGGTGAAGCGTGCCATGCTCACCTCGGAGCAAGGGCTGCCGGAGTTCCAGGCGGAGATCGTGCTGCTGTCCAGCATCCGGCACCGGCATGTGGTGTCGCTAATCGGGTACTGCAACGAGCAGGCGGAGATGATACTTGTGTACGAGTACATGCAGAGAGGCTCGCTGCGACAACACCTGTACGGCTCCGGCGAGCCGGCACTGCCGGCACTGTCGTGGAAGCAGCGGCTGGAGATCTGCATCGGGGTGGCGATGGGCGTGCACTACCTGCACGCAGGCTGCTCGGAGAACATCATCCACCGCGACATCAAGTCGACCAACATCCTCCTGGGCGACAGCAACCGCGGCATGATAGCCAAGGTAGCCGACTTCGGGCTGTCGCTCACCGGGCCGTCGTTCGGGCACACGCACGTGAGCACGATTGTGAAGGGGAGCTTCGGGTACCTGGACCCGGAGTACTTCCGGCGGCAGCAGCTTTCGGACCGGTCGGACGTGTACTCGTTCGGCGTGGTGCTGTTCGAGGTGCTATGCGCGCGGCCGGCGCTGAACGTGAGCCTGCCGAGGGAGCAGGTCAGCCTCGCCGATCACGCGCTGCGCTGCCAGAGGAATGGGACcctggacgacatcatcgacccgCTGCTGGCGGGCAAGATCGCGCCGGACTGCCTGAAGAAATTCTCGGAGACGGCGTGGAAATGCTTGTCGGACTACGGCGTGGACCGGCCGTCCATGGGCGACGTGCTGTGGAACCTGGAGTACGCGCTGCAGATGCAGGAGACCTTCGAAAAAGGTATCAGCGAGGGCTTGGATATCCCCGCGCTGCAGATGCTGCAGATGCAGTAG
- the LOC123110070 gene encoding receptor-like protein kinase HERK 1 isoform X4, whose amino-acid sequence MQDIINRLGATQNVVEFAAETGCSSSSVPKVAGSWKGGVPDHWIQLAQIQERESKKLHISLAKIKAATDNFHERNLIGVGGFGNVYKGALGDGTPVAVKRAMLTSEQGLPEFQAEIVLLSSIRHRHVVSLIGYCNEQAEMILVYEYMQRGSLRQHLYGSGEPALPALSWKQRLEICIGVAMGVHYLHAGCSENIIHRDIKSTNILLGDSNRGMIAKVADFGLSLTGPSFGHTHVSTIVKGSFGYLDPEYFRRQQLSDRSDVYSFGVVLFEVLCARPALNVSLPREQVSLADHALRCQRNGTLDDIIDPLLAGKIAPDCLKKFSETAWKCLSDYGVDRPSMGDVLWNLEYALQMQETFEKGISEGLDIPALQMLQMQ is encoded by the exons ATGCAGGATATAATTAATAGGCTTGGTGCAACACAAAATGTGGTTGAATTTGCTGCTGAAACTGGATGTAGTAGTTCATCAGTACCAAAG GTTGCTGGTTCGTGGAAAGGGGGCGTGCCTGACCATTGGATACAATTGGCACAGATTCAG GAAAGGGAGAGCAAGAAGCTGCACATCTCGCTGGCGAAGATCAAGGCTGCCACGGACAACTTCCACGAGCGCAACCTTATTGGCGTCGGCGGGTTCGGGAATGTGTACAAGGGTGCGCTCGGCGATGGCACGCCTGTGGCGGTGAAGCGTGCCATGCTCACCTCGGAGCAAGGGCTGCCGGAGTTCCAGGCGGAGATCGTGCTGCTGTCCAGCATCCGGCACCGGCATGTGGTGTCGCTAATCGGGTACTGCAACGAGCAGGCGGAGATGATACTTGTGTACGAGTACATGCAGAGAGGCTCGCTGCGACAACACCTGTACGGCTCCGGCGAGCCGGCACTGCCGGCACTGTCGTGGAAGCAGCGGCTGGAGATCTGCATCGGGGTGGCGATGGGCGTGCACTACCTGCACGCAGGCTGCTCGGAGAACATCATCCACCGCGACATCAAGTCGACCAACATCCTCCTGGGCGACAGCAACCGCGGCATGATAGCCAAGGTAGCCGACTTCGGGCTGTCGCTCACCGGGCCGTCGTTCGGGCACACGCACGTGAGCACGATTGTGAAGGGGAGCTTCGGGTACCTGGACCCGGAGTACTTCCGGCGGCAGCAGCTTTCGGACCGGTCGGACGTGTACTCGTTCGGCGTGGTGCTGTTCGAGGTGCTATGCGCGCGGCCGGCGCTGAACGTGAGCCTGCCGAGGGAGCAGGTCAGCCTCGCCGATCACGCGCTGCGCTGCCAGAGGAATGGGACcctggacgacatcatcgacccgCTGCTGGCGGGCAAGATCGCGCCGGACTGCCTGAAGAAATTCTCGGAGACGGCGTGGAAATGCTTGTCGGACTACGGCGTGGACCGGCCGTCCATGGGCGACGTGCTGTGGAACCTGGAGTACGCGCTGCAGATGCAGGAGACCTTCGAAAAAGGTATCAGCGAGGGCTTGGATATCCCCGCGCTGCAGATGCTGCAGATGCAGTAG
- the LOC123110070 gene encoding serine/threonine-protein kinase CDG1 isoform X2, with the protein MDHQAIIARSKLECMLFDENVEPMPLPLSLLEDITSSFSEDQAIGYGGFAVVYKGMLDNGTVAVKKLFETFCIDEKQFSEEIHCLMKAKHKNIVRFLGYCSNAQGEMVDYKGKLVLADVRERLLCFEYLRNGSLDKKITDASCGLEWRQRYQIIIGICNGLYYLHQKHIVHLDLKPENILLDDHMMPKITDFGLSRCFDEKQTRTVASKLIGTMGYLAPEFFGGRQITFKSDIYSLGIIIIDILTGEKGYVDVENVLERWRYRLEKSHGDTQLVQVQVCTEIAIECCDFNPAKRPDMQDIINRLGATQNVVEFAAETGCSSSSVPKVAGSWKGGVPDHWIQLAQIQERESKKLHISLAKIKAATDNFHERNLIGVGGFGNVYKGALGDGTPVAVKRAMLTSEQGLPEFQAEIVLLSSIRHRHVVSLIGYCNEQAEMILVYEYMQRGSLRQHLYGSGEPALPALSWKQRLEICIGVAMGVHYLHAGCSENIIHRDIKSTNILLGDSNRGMIAKVADFGLSLTGPSFGHTHVSTIVKGSFGYLDPEYFRRQQLSDRSDVYSFGVVLFEVLCARPALNVSLPREQVSLADHALRCQRNGTLDDIIDPLLAGKIAPDCLKKFSETAWKCLSDYGVDRPSMGDVLWNLEYALQMQETFEKGISEGLDIPALQMLQMQ; encoded by the exons ATGGACCACCAAGCCATTATCGCACGAAGTAAACTGGAGTGTATGTTATTTGATGAAAATGTGGAACCAATGCCCCTACCATTATCACTTCTGGAGGATATCACTAGCAGTTTCTCTGAAGACCAAGCCATCGGCTATGGTGGCTTTGCAGTTGTTTATAAG GGGATGCTTGACAATGGCACAGTTGCTGTGAAGAAGCTTTTCGAAACGTTTTGTATTGACGAGAAGCAATTCAGCGAAGAGATCCATTGTTTAATGAAGGCAAAGCACAAAAATATAGTACGGTTTCTAGGATATTGCTCTAACGCACAAGGGGAAATGGTAGACTACAAGGGAAAGCTCGTCTTGGCAGATGTACGAGAAAGGTTGCTCTGTTTTGAATATCTACGCAATGGAAGTCTTGATAAGAAAATCACTG ATGCATCTTGTGGACTTGAATGGAGACAACGCTATCAAATTATCATTGGAATTTGTAACGGTTTGTATTATCTTCACCAAAAGCACATAGTTCACTTGGATCTTAAACCCGAAAATATATTATTAGATGACCATATGATGCCAAAAATTACCGATTTTGGTCTTTCGAGGTGCTTCGATGAAAAGCAAACCCGAACTGTAGCTTCAAAGTTGATTGGAACTAT GGGATATTTGGCACCAGAATTCTTTGGGGGTAGACAGATCACATTCAAGTCGGACATATATAGTCTTGGTATTATAATCATAGACATACTAACAGGAGAGAAGGGGTATGTTGATGTTGAAAAC GTTCTGGAGAGATGGAGATATAGGTTGGAGAAATCACACGGAGATACACAACTGGTACAAGTACAAGTATGCACTGAGATAGCGATAGAGTGCTGTGACTTTAACCCAGCGAAAAGACCAGATATGCAGGATATAATTAATAGGCTTGGTGCAACACAAAATGTGGTTGAATTTGCTGCTGAAACTGGATGTAGTAGTTCATCAGTACCAAAG GTTGCTGGTTCGTGGAAAGGGGGCGTGCCTGACCATTGGATACAATTGGCACAGATTCAG GAAAGGGAGAGCAAGAAGCTGCACATCTCGCTGGCGAAGATCAAGGCTGCCACGGACAACTTCCACGAGCGCAACCTTATTGGCGTCGGCGGGTTCGGGAATGTGTACAAGGGTGCGCTCGGCGATGGCACGCCTGTGGCGGTGAAGCGTGCCATGCTCACCTCGGAGCAAGGGCTGCCGGAGTTCCAGGCGGAGATCGTGCTGCTGTCCAGCATCCGGCACCGGCATGTGGTGTCGCTAATCGGGTACTGCAACGAGCAGGCGGAGATGATACTTGTGTACGAGTACATGCAGAGAGGCTCGCTGCGACAACACCTGTACGGCTCCGGCGAGCCGGCACTGCCGGCACTGTCGTGGAAGCAGCGGCTGGAGATCTGCATCGGGGTGGCGATGGGCGTGCACTACCTGCACGCAGGCTGCTCGGAGAACATCATCCACCGCGACATCAAGTCGACCAACATCCTCCTGGGCGACAGCAACCGCGGCATGATAGCCAAGGTAGCCGACTTCGGGCTGTCGCTCACCGGGCCGTCGTTCGGGCACACGCACGTGAGCACGATTGTGAAGGGGAGCTTCGGGTACCTGGACCCGGAGTACTTCCGGCGGCAGCAGCTTTCGGACCGGTCGGACGTGTACTCGTTCGGCGTGGTGCTGTTCGAGGTGCTATGCGCGCGGCCGGCGCTGAACGTGAGCCTGCCGAGGGAGCAGGTCAGCCTCGCCGATCACGCGCTGCGCTGCCAGAGGAATGGGACcctggacgacatcatcgacccgCTGCTGGCGGGCAAGATCGCGCCGGACTGCCTGAAGAAATTCTCGGAGACGGCGTGGAAATGCTTGTCGGACTACGGCGTGGACCGGCCGTCCATGGGCGACGTGCTGTGGAACCTGGAGTACGCGCTGCAGATGCAGGAGACCTTCGAAAAAGGTATCAGCGAGGGCTTGGATATCCCCGCGCTGCAGATGCTGCAGATGCAGTAG
- the LOC123110070 gene encoding probable receptor-like protein kinase At5g59700 isoform X3: MDHQAIIARSKLECMLFDENVEPMPLPLSLLEDITSSFSEDQAIGYGGFAVVYKGMLDNGTVAVKKLFETFCIDEKQFSEEIHCLMKAKHKNIVRFLGYCSNAQGEMVDYKGKLVLADVRERLLCFEYLRNGSLDKKITDASCGLEWRQRYQIIIGICNGLYYLHQKHIVHLDLKPENILLDDHMMPKITDFGLSRCFDEKQTRTVASKLIGTMGYLAPEFFGGRQITFKSDIYSLGIIIIDILTGEKGYVDVENVAGSWKGGVPDHWIQLAQIQERESKKLHISLAKIKAATDNFHERNLIGVGGFGNVYKGALGDGTPVAVKRAMLTSEQGLPEFQAEIVLLSSIRHRHVVSLIGYCNEQAEMILVYEYMQRGSLRQHLYGSGEPALPALSWKQRLEICIGVAMGVHYLHAGCSENIIHRDIKSTNILLGDSNRGMIAKVADFGLSLTGPSFGHTHVSTIVKGSFGYLDPEYFRRQQLSDRSDVYSFGVVLFEVLCARPALNVSLPREQVSLADHALRCQRNGTLDDIIDPLLAGKIAPDCLKKFSETAWKCLSDYGVDRPSMGDVLWNLEYALQMQETFEKGISEGLDIPALQMLQMQ, translated from the exons ATGGACCACCAAGCCATTATCGCACGAAGTAAACTGGAGTGTATGTTATTTGATGAAAATGTGGAACCAATGCCCCTACCATTATCACTTCTGGAGGATATCACTAGCAGTTTCTCTGAAGACCAAGCCATCGGCTATGGTGGCTTTGCAGTTGTTTATAAG GGGATGCTTGACAATGGCACAGTTGCTGTGAAGAAGCTTTTCGAAACGTTTTGTATTGACGAGAAGCAATTCAGCGAAGAGATCCATTGTTTAATGAAGGCAAAGCACAAAAATATAGTACGGTTTCTAGGATATTGCTCTAACGCACAAGGGGAAATGGTAGACTACAAGGGAAAGCTCGTCTTGGCAGATGTACGAGAAAGGTTGCTCTGTTTTGAATATCTACGCAATGGAAGTCTTGATAAGAAAATCACTG ATGCATCTTGTGGACTTGAATGGAGACAACGCTATCAAATTATCATTGGAATTTGTAACGGTTTGTATTATCTTCACCAAAAGCACATAGTTCACTTGGATCTTAAACCCGAAAATATATTATTAGATGACCATATGATGCCAAAAATTACCGATTTTGGTCTTTCGAGGTGCTTCGATGAAAAGCAAACCCGAACTGTAGCTTCAAAGTTGATTGGAACTAT GGGATATTTGGCACCAGAATTCTTTGGGGGTAGACAGATCACATTCAAGTCGGACATATATAGTCTTGGTATTATAATCATAGACATACTAACAGGAGAGAAGGGGTATGTTGATGTTGAAAAC GTTGCTGGTTCGTGGAAAGGGGGCGTGCCTGACCATTGGATACAATTGGCACAGATTCAG GAAAGGGAGAGCAAGAAGCTGCACATCTCGCTGGCGAAGATCAAGGCTGCCACGGACAACTTCCACGAGCGCAACCTTATTGGCGTCGGCGGGTTCGGGAATGTGTACAAGGGTGCGCTCGGCGATGGCACGCCTGTGGCGGTGAAGCGTGCCATGCTCACCTCGGAGCAAGGGCTGCCGGAGTTCCAGGCGGAGATCGTGCTGCTGTCCAGCATCCGGCACCGGCATGTGGTGTCGCTAATCGGGTACTGCAACGAGCAGGCGGAGATGATACTTGTGTACGAGTACATGCAGAGAGGCTCGCTGCGACAACACCTGTACGGCTCCGGCGAGCCGGCACTGCCGGCACTGTCGTGGAAGCAGCGGCTGGAGATCTGCATCGGGGTGGCGATGGGCGTGCACTACCTGCACGCAGGCTGCTCGGAGAACATCATCCACCGCGACATCAAGTCGACCAACATCCTCCTGGGCGACAGCAACCGCGGCATGATAGCCAAGGTAGCCGACTTCGGGCTGTCGCTCACCGGGCCGTCGTTCGGGCACACGCACGTGAGCACGATTGTGAAGGGGAGCTTCGGGTACCTGGACCCGGAGTACTTCCGGCGGCAGCAGCTTTCGGACCGGTCGGACGTGTACTCGTTCGGCGTGGTGCTGTTCGAGGTGCTATGCGCGCGGCCGGCGCTGAACGTGAGCCTGCCGAGGGAGCAGGTCAGCCTCGCCGATCACGCGCTGCGCTGCCAGAGGAATGGGACcctggacgacatcatcgacccgCTGCTGGCGGGCAAGATCGCGCCGGACTGCCTGAAGAAATTCTCGGAGACGGCGTGGAAATGCTTGTCGGACTACGGCGTGGACCGGCCGTCCATGGGCGACGTGCTGTGGAACCTGGAGTACGCGCTGCAGATGCAGGAGACCTTCGAAAAAGGTATCAGCGAGGGCTTGGATATCCCCGCGCTGCAGATGCTGCAGATGCAGTAG